The proteins below are encoded in one region of Geomonas ferrireducens:
- a CDS encoding endonuclease Q family protein, which yields MRFIADLHIHSRYSIATSRDLGLESLWRWGQLKGIRVIGTGDCTHPLWLEELEHELVPDGNGLFRLRETLDLCGAPDVPERCLAPVSFLPSGEISCIYRKNGRTRKVHCLVLLPDLDAVRRLNERLARVGSIASDGRPILKLDAKDLLAMLLEASPEALLIPAHAWTPHFSVFGAFSGFNTLEECFEELAPHVFAIETGLSSDPAMNWRISALDGITLVSNSDAHSASKLGREATIFDTDPSYQGIYRAISSGEGLSGTIEFFPEQGKYHADGHRCCGVRLTPSETVANGYRCPACGGKVTVGVLHRLESVADRPSGTRPAGAPPFCSVIPLIDLIAATLRVGSGSKKAQKLYFELLGRLGNEFHVLLEAPLEEIAVSAAPLAVAIGRMRRGEVEIDPGYDGRFGTVSVTPEP from the coding sequence ATGAGATTCATCGCGGACCTGCACATCCATTCGCGCTATTCCATAGCCACGAGCCGCGACCTAGGCCTCGAAAGCCTCTGGCGCTGGGGACAGCTGAAGGGTATCCGGGTCATCGGCACCGGCGACTGCACCCATCCCTTGTGGCTCGAGGAACTCGAACACGAACTCGTCCCGGACGGCAACGGGCTCTTCCGGCTTCGGGAGACCCTCGACCTTTGCGGCGCCCCCGACGTGCCGGAGCGCTGCCTCGCGCCGGTTTCCTTCCTGCCCAGCGGTGAGATCAGCTGCATCTACCGTAAAAACGGTCGCACCAGGAAAGTGCACTGCCTGGTGCTCCTTCCAGACCTCGACGCGGTGCGCAGGCTGAACGAGAGGCTCGCCAGGGTCGGGAGCATCGCCTCGGACGGCAGGCCGATCCTGAAGCTCGACGCGAAGGACCTCCTCGCCATGCTGCTCGAGGCCTCCCCCGAGGCGCTGCTCATCCCGGCTCACGCCTGGACACCTCACTTCTCCGTCTTCGGCGCCTTCTCCGGTTTCAACACGCTGGAGGAGTGCTTCGAGGAGCTCGCCCCCCACGTCTTCGCCATCGAGACCGGACTTTCCTCCGACCCCGCCATGAACTGGCGCATCTCCGCACTCGACGGCATCACCCTCGTCTCCAACTCGGACGCCCATTCCGCATCGAAGCTCGGGCGGGAAGCGACCATCTTCGACACCGACCCTTCTTACCAGGGGATCTACCGCGCCATCAGCTCCGGCGAAGGGTTGTCCGGGACCATCGAATTCTTCCCCGAACAGGGGAAGTACCATGCCGACGGCCACAGGTGCTGCGGCGTGCGCCTTACCCCCTCGGAAACGGTCGCCAACGGTTACCGCTGCCCGGCATGCGGCGGAAAGGTGACCGTTGGGGTGCTGCACCGGCTGGAGTCCGTTGCGGACCGTCCCTCCGGGACGAGACCCGCCGGGGCGCCCCCTTTCTGCTCCGTCATTCCTCTGATCGACCTGATCGCTGCGACGCTTCGCGTCGGAAGCGGCAGCAAAAAAGCCCAGAAGCTCTACTTCGAGCTCCTGGGCCGGTTGGGAAACGAGTTTCACGTCCTTCTTGAGGCACCGCTTGAAGAGATCGCCGTCTCGGCGGCGCCCCTCGCGGTCGCGATCGGCAGGATGCGGCGGGGCGAGGTCGAGATCGATCCGGGCTACGACGGCAGGTTCGGCACCGTCTCGGTCACGCCCGAGCCGTAA
- a CDS encoding MerR family transcriptional regulator, giving the protein MDILTDGEEVTSIGEVASALGLTTRTIRYWEEVGIIESVPRSDGATRGFTPYYVRRIKFIIKLKELGLTIREMQELYAAYGEAKQTERMVPRLVEILDEHIEKIDEKMSKLASLRSDISSYRQHMVTKFGNKAGA; this is encoded by the coding sequence ATGGACATATTGACGGACGGCGAAGAAGTCACCTCCATCGGGGAGGTCGCCTCTGCGCTGGGGCTCACCACCAGGACCATACGCTACTGGGAAGAAGTAGGCATCATCGAGAGCGTTCCCAGAAGCGACGGCGCAACCCGAGGTTTCACCCCTTATTACGTGCGCCGGATCAAGTTCATCATCAAGCTGAAGGAACTGGGCCTCACCATCAGGGAAATGCAGGAGCTTTACGCGGCGTACGGCGAGGCGAAGCAGACCGAGCGCATGGTGCCGCGCCTGGTGGAGATACTGGACGAGCATATCGAGAAGATCGACGAGAAGATGTCGAAGCTCGCCTCGCTGCGCAGCGACATCTCGAGCTACCGTCAGCACATGGTCACGAAGTTCGGCAACAAGGCGGGCGCCTGA
- a CDS encoding nitroreductase family protein codes for MDIFQAITGRRSIRKYKPTPVEPGKIKQVLNLARLAPSWKNLQCWRFLVLTEPERIGRLLEAFPDDNPGKKAIASAPCIVLVCADPNESGVENGIEYYIADAALAFDHLCLAAYGLGLGTCWMGWYDEEPIKEALGIPAAIKVVGLTPLGYPDQSPNPRPRKELAEVAFSEEWGNSRW; via the coding sequence ATGGACATTTTCCAGGCCATAACCGGGCGGCGCAGCATCCGCAAGTACAAACCGACGCCGGTTGAACCAGGCAAAATAAAACAGGTACTTAACTTGGCGCGTCTGGCGCCTTCCTGGAAGAACCTGCAGTGCTGGCGTTTCCTGGTGCTGACCGAGCCGGAGCGCATCGGACGCCTGCTCGAGGCCTTCCCGGACGACAATCCGGGCAAAAAGGCGATAGCATCGGCACCGTGCATCGTCTTGGTCTGTGCCGATCCCAACGAGAGCGGCGTCGAAAACGGCATCGAGTACTACATCGCCGACGCGGCGCTCGCCTTCGACCATCTCTGCCTCGCCGCCTACGGGCTCGGGCTTGGGACCTGCTGGATGGGGTGGTACGACGAGGAGCCCATCAAGGAGGCGCTCGGCATTCCCGCCGCAATCAAGGTGGTGGGGCTCACGCCGCTTGGGTATCCCGACCAGTCCCCCAATCCCCGCCCGCGCAAGGAACTGGCGGAGGTGGCCTTCAGCGAGGAGTGGGGGAACAGCCGGTGGTGA
- a CDS encoding pseudouridine synthase has translation MISAFAAKVTMPRVEQPHRTVLAFLLQRFPKIPPEVWERRVAEGKVLSEDGTPITPETPYAPQKRVFYFREIENEQVIPFTEEILFQNEELLVACKPHFLPVTPVGAYLEQSLLHRLRRRTGIDHIVPLHRIDRETAGLVLFSVNPATRGLYGGLFRQGRIEKSYLALSEGKVPGEEWSVESRLVPGDPWYTMTVAPGEANARSRIKRIGEKGGVSLFSLVPHTGKTHQLRVHMSSLGMPIMHDRLYPQLRPRQFDDFEKPLQLLAHTLRFEDPVTGKVMEFRSNRELLW, from the coding sequence ATGATTTCCGCATTCGCCGCCAAGGTTACCATGCCGCGGGTCGAGCAGCCGCACCGGACCGTGCTCGCCTTCCTGCTGCAACGTTTCCCGAAGATCCCGCCGGAGGTGTGGGAGCGTCGCGTCGCCGAAGGGAAGGTGCTCTCGGAAGACGGTACGCCGATCACCCCCGAGACTCCCTACGCGCCGCAGAAGCGGGTCTTTTATTTCAGGGAGATCGAGAATGAGCAGGTCATCCCTTTCACCGAAGAGATCCTCTTTCAAAACGAGGAACTGCTGGTGGCGTGCAAGCCCCATTTCCTTCCCGTTACGCCGGTAGGGGCCTACCTCGAGCAGAGCCTCCTGCACAGGCTGCGCAGACGGACCGGGATCGATCACATCGTTCCGCTGCACCGCATCGACCGCGAGACCGCCGGCCTCGTCCTCTTCTCCGTGAACCCGGCCACCCGCGGCCTTTACGGGGGACTTTTCCGGCAGGGGCGGATCGAGAAGAGCTACCTCGCCCTTTCCGAGGGGAAGGTGCCGGGTGAAGAGTGGAGCGTCGAGAGCAGGCTCGTGCCGGGTGACCCTTGGTACACCATGACGGTCGCGCCGGGAGAGGCGAACGCCCGCTCGCGGATAAAGCGCATCGGCGAAAAGGGGGGCGTGTCGCTCTTCTCGCTCGTTCCGCACACCGGCAAGACGCACCAGTTGCGGGTGCACATGAGCAGTCTCGGGATGCCGATCATGCACGACAGACTTTACCCGCAACTGCGTCCCCGGCAGTTCGATGATTTCGAAAAGCCGCTTCAGCTCCTGGCGCACACGCTCCGATTCGAGGACCCGGTGACCGGGAAAGTCATGGAGTTTCGGTCGAATCGGGAGCTTTTGTGGTAA